GCCTGCTTCGCTCGAAACTGCCATCGTTGCCACACAAGAAGCCGCGCCAACACCCACATCGCCGGACAGGCACCAGCCGACCGCAATGTCGCGAGCGTCCAGCACATGAAATGTGCAAACGGGATCCGAAACTCTTCAAGGCGACGCCCAAAAGAGGGAAGCGACGATGTCGACGCCGTCGCCCGACCCTGCCGGGCCTTAGGCTTTCACCCGAAGAGCAAATCCGAGGGGTGTAGGAGGATGTGGGGCTCCACGACGATGCCTCCAAGGAGGTTATTCGACGCCCACAGGcgccaacgccgccggccggcaagACCGGGTAAGCTTTCGCCCGAAGCAATCCAACACCACCATCACCCCCACGCACAGCACCTCCGCTGACCCACCCACCTCTCGAAGAGCCACCGTGCCGGAAGCACTGGAGAGCCACCAAGTTGCACACCTCCTCGCCGGCCCAACACcgatgagccagaattggccagaTCTGGAATCCCACCACCGCAGCGCCACCAGGAACCACCAAGGCCAGCGCACCGCCGGCCCGCGGGAGGACGAGCACAGAGAGcaaggaggagggggggggggtccgcACCCGCCCCTACTTGCCGGAGAGGAGCAGCTGGCCTGAAGGCCAGAGCCCGCCGACGAAGCTGCCGCGGCTGCCACCCGCGAGAGCCCATGCTCGGAAGCCGCCATGCCAGAGAAGATCAGGGGCAAGAAGCCCAGCTGGCCACCGGCGGAGCAGCCGACCCGCCTAGATCCGTCGCGCCATGAAAAAGGGGATCGAGCCTCTCCCATCCAGAGCTCCCGTGGCCCGACGAGATGAAGACGACcccaccgccgccgtccgccgcccgggTTTAGCCTGGCGGCCTCCTCCAGCAACGGCGAGGGGAGGGCGTGGGGCGGGAGGGCGGCCCGGCGGCGCGGCCGAGGATTCCGCCCGTGTCGCCTCGGATGAGACGACGCGGGGGCGAGACCGTGTAGGCCCTTTATACTTGTATTATTTCTATTATTATGAACTACCGGTAGCTAACACAAATCAGCAGTTCAAGTCCAATCATATCACTCGAGGGGGCATGCCTTGGTGACTTTGCAGCGGTACTCTGACAGAGAGATCGATATTTGTCTCGCTCAGACGTGTCTCGATCGGGGTTCAAAAGTCTACTCTCGTATTAATTCCAGAAGAAAGTTTGTCCGGAAAAAATCGCGTGATTTCAAGTACTCAATTTTACGTGGACACAGTTTTTTCGCGGTGCCGTTCAATAGACGTTACGAGAGCCCTGCCCGTCAAGGCATGCATTAAATTTGCTGATGCCGGATAGCGTTAGTACGACTGATTGGGTGCAACGACTGGAGTGCTGGTCTCGAGTCCTGCGTGCTAGGTCACTCGAGTCGTACGCGGTGTCTCTCGCACGTACACTGGGGGCTGTTTACCTATGAATGAAAGTGCAACCTATATAAAGACGACTCCACGAAGTTCATCAACAATAAACCAACAACCTACTCCTACTGTACTTGTAGCCAGCTACTCCTGCTATGTTACAAGTCATGGAGACCTACCCTCTGGCAAAGCTCATCTCACTCGCTTTCCTACTAGTTTTGCTTCCACCGGGCATGGCTCTTGTGCCGTCCCTGGAAGAGCAAGCCGGAGCTCTCCTTGCCTGGAAGGACACGCTAGAGAGCAGCCCTGCTCAGCTACAATCCTGGGGAAGGGAAAACAATAATTCATGGCCGTGCAGCTGGCATGGCATCCAGTGCAGCAAGCATCGAGCAAGGCACCAAGAGGTGATCACCGGGATCTCTATACAGGGGCTACAGCTGAGAGGGAAGCTGGAGTCCCTCAACTTCACTGCGTTGCGTACTCTCACGAGTATCCAACTCTCCAACAATCAGATAAGGGGCTCCTTTCCACCCGCTTTAGCATCATCTTTGCCAAACTTGAGACACCTAATGCTTCAGGAGAATGAACTATCCGGTGAAATACATTTTGCTTGAGACACCAATAGTGCACAGAGATATAACAAGCAACAACATTTTGCTTGATCTGGAATTTAGAGCTTGCATATCTGACTTCGGTACAGCTAAAATACTCAATATTGATGGCCAAAATATCACAAGGCATGCTGGGACTAAAGGCTACATTGCCCCGGGTAAATAAAATACTAACCTATCAATAATTTTGTAGTTTTGGCACCACATATATACATGTGTACACTGTGATGTATTCTCATCAAGATGAGCTTATAACATGTACTAATTAACTTGTATTAATTGCAGAGCTAGCATATACAGAGAATGTGACGGAAAAATGTGACGTATACAGCTTTGGAGTACTTGTTCTGGAGGTATTCATGGGAATTCATCCAGGCGATTTGATCTCATCCCTCCCGTTGACCAGCAAGAATAATGATGTGTGCCTACGGGGTCTGCTGGACTCCAGGCTCGTGATCCCTGATGCTGAAACCGCAGGAGAAATATACAAAGTGCTCAGTGTTGGTGTACAGTGCTTGGATCCTAACCCCACACGCAGACCAACGGCACTACGTGCCAGTGAAGACCTTGGGAGCAAAACATGTGAAGATAATATTGATTATCTGGACGCTGTTCTCACAATTCCTCCCCAGTAGTGCCCATGGGTATGGAAGATGaataaataatttttttttgaaaaggaggtcatCCCCCGGCCTCGGCATCAGATAGATGCATGCGGTCACTTTATTAGATCAAGTTCAACAAAACAAAAAGTCTGGTCTGCAAAGTACAGCTCACAAAAGgagcaaaataaaaaataaatctaTGATGTAAATCATTTTCTTTGTACCTTACATTTGGACATGTTTGTATGGGAGAAAACCTTTATTCGTTTTTTCTGTCATGTAATTTTTTGTActacttttttttgcgggaataatTTTCTCTACTACTTTGCTTGGTGAAAACAAGAGAAAAGTTCATTTTTGATCCCTCAACTTAAAAAATCAGGCGACTTACATCATAATTTTTCAAACCGGATAAATTTCATCCAGTGGTGGAGCCAACATGGGGCGCGCAGCGGCTGTCCTCCCTGGTCGCTCCTGAATTCAACCCAGATTAAATCAGGCGACGCCATCGCGGCGAGGGCCAATCCTTCGGCAGTACTCCTCAATTCTCCCG
This DNA window, taken from Triticum aestivum cultivar Chinese Spring chromosome 1D, IWGSC CS RefSeq v2.1, whole genome shotgun sequence, encodes the following:
- the LOC123175191 gene encoding probable leucine-rich repeat receptor-like protein kinase At1g35710, encoding MNYPVKYILLETPIVHRDITSNNILLDLEFRACISDFGTAKILNIDGQNITRHAGTKGYIAPELAYTENVTEKCDVYSFGVLVLEVFMGIHPGDLISSLPLTSKNNDVCLRGLLDSRLVIPDAETAGEIYKVLSVGVQCLDPNPTRRPTALRASEDLGSKTCEDNIDYLDAVLTIPPQ